The following coding sequences lie in one Sedimentibacter sp. MB35-C1 genomic window:
- the nhaC gene encoding Na+/H+ antiporter NhaC — MKKEKTTMSFGMACSALGLIIVFMVIGILMYKVKLPTLLFFSWLIVVPFAYKVGLTYSDLQNGAFEMIRRGMEAIIIIMAVGALTGSWIASGTVPGLIYVGLKVMSPSFFLITSLFLCSMVSLATGTSWGTIATAGIACMGIGEGLGVPAGMTAGAVICGAYFGDKMSPLSDTTNMCPAVAGTDVMTHIKHMFYTTIPSYVITAIIFLVFGFKYGSSNVDMSNVHAIMDSISGLYNVGFIAFIPAILVITLLIMKQSPVTSILLGAVAGIIIAVLYQGHPLNFAAGTLYSGFSGDFGNEFLNKLLNRGGIASMLQLSTIMITGLGLGGILRVSGILPAIVNKLTNYIKSVGSLVVTTLIIGYVGNAVGGSQSFAHVMTGTLMEPLFMQFKLKPENLSRVLEDGGTMGAPIIPWTGSGVYCATMLQVPWSAYVPYCFLNFLCPIFSTIYGFTGYSMKKYSDDEISEIKQQELRAGV, encoded by the coding sequence ATGAAAAAAGAAAAAACAACTATGTCGTTTGGAATGGCCTGCTCAGCATTGGGACTCATCATTGTCTTTATGGTTATAGGAATATTGATGTATAAAGTTAAATTACCAACTTTATTATTCTTTAGCTGGTTAATTGTAGTTCCGTTTGCTTACAAAGTAGGTTTAACCTATTCTGATTTACAAAATGGTGCTTTTGAGATGATCCGAAGAGGCATGGAAGCCATTATAATTATAATGGCAGTAGGTGCGTTAACAGGCTCTTGGATAGCATCTGGAACAGTTCCTGGGTTAATATATGTAGGTTTAAAAGTAATGTCTCCAAGCTTCTTCTTGATTACAAGTTTGTTTCTTTGTTCTATGGTTTCTCTAGCGACAGGAACTTCTTGGGGAACAATTGCAACAGCAGGTATAGCATGTATGGGAATCGGTGAAGGTTTGGGTGTACCTGCAGGAATGACTGCCGGTGCTGTAATTTGCGGAGCGTATTTTGGAGATAAAATGTCACCTTTGTCAGATACTACAAATATGTGCCCTGCTGTTGCAGGCACAGATGTCATGACTCATATAAAGCATATGTTCTACACCACTATTCCATCTTATGTAATCACGGCAATTATTTTTCTTGTATTTGGTTTTAAATACGGTTCAAGTAATGTAGATATGTCTAATGTACATGCAATAATGGATTCAATATCTGGATTATACAATGTAGGCTTTATTGCATTTATACCGGCAATACTTGTTATAACACTTTTAATTATGAAACAGTCACCGGTTACTTCTATTTTACTTGGAGCTGTAGCTGGAATAATTATCGCTGTGCTCTACCAGGGTCACCCTTTAAACTTTGCTGCCGGAACTTTATACAGTGGCTTTTCTGGAGACTTTGGTAATGAATTCTTAAACAAATTGTTAAACCGCGGTGGTATTGCAAGCATGTTGCAGTTATCAACTATTATGATAACCGGTTTAGGATTGGGAGGTATATTACGAGTATCAGGCATATTGCCCGCCATTGTAAATAAGCTTACTAATTATATTAAATCTGTAGGAAGTCTTGTTGTTACTACACTTATAATAGGATACGTCGGTAATGCAGTTGGCGGCTCGCAGTCATTTGCTCACGTAATGACAGGGACTTTAATGGAACCATTATTTATGCAATTTAAATTAAAACCTGAAAATTTATCAAGAGTTTTGGAAGATGGAGGAACAATGGGAGCACCTATAATCCCCTGGACAGGAAGCGGTGTATACTGTGCAACTATGCTGCAAGTACCATGGTCTGCATATGTTCCATATTGCTTTTTAAATTTCCTCTGCCCCATTTTTTCTACTATCTATGGATTCACAGGGTATTCAATGAAAAAGTATTCGGATGATGAAATTTCTGAAATAAAACAACAAGAGCTTAGAGCAGGAGTATAA
- a CDS encoding formate/nitrite transporter family protein produces the protein MSNVCLTPKETSEALIESAQKKVAMTVKKRYIMSIMAGLYISLGAQGFMVTYDNLFIRAAVFPVGLMLIVLVGGELFTGNCLMTFALLHKKITFKDYMSSLLQVLIGNLIGALVAVGFLYFGGIYNNPAMAETVVNIANSKLSLSFTEALFKGILCNVLVSLGVWFATTSKDTTGKILGCWFPIMLFVLCGYEHVVANMFYLPMAMIVDSAITISEVVLDNFIPVAIGNFIGGGILVPIMYYRVYYK, from the coding sequence TTGAGTAATGTTTGTTTAACACCTAAAGAAACCTCTGAAGCACTTATAGAATCAGCACAGAAAAAAGTTGCAATGACAGTAAAAAAACGATATATAATGAGTATAATGGCTGGATTGTACATCTCTCTTGGTGCTCAGGGGTTTATGGTTACATATGACAATTTATTTATAAGAGCAGCTGTTTTCCCGGTTGGGTTGATGCTGATTGTGCTTGTGGGAGGAGAGTTGTTTACAGGAAATTGCCTTATGACATTTGCACTTCTACATAAAAAAATAACCTTTAAGGACTATATGTCAAGCTTGCTGCAGGTATTAATAGGAAATCTTATTGGAGCACTAGTGGCAGTTGGGTTTTTGTATTTTGGGGGGATTTACAACAATCCAGCTATGGCGGAAACTGTTGTAAACATAGCAAATTCAAAACTGTCGCTATCATTTACAGAGGCACTTTTTAAAGGAATACTTTGCAATGTATTGGTGTCTCTTGGAGTTTGGTTTGCAACAACGTCTAAGGATACAACAGGAAAGATACTGGGGTGTTGGTTTCCTATAATGCTTTTTGTGCTTTGTGGCTATGAGCATGTTGTGGCGAACATGTTTTATCTTCCCATGGCAATGATTGTTGACAGTGCAATAACTATATCAGAAGTAGTATTAGATAATTTTATACCGGTGGCTATAGGAAATTTCATAGGAGGAGGAATACTAGTTCCAATTATGTACTACAGAGTTTATTATAAATAA
- a CDS encoding formate--tetrahydrofolate ligase, with protein MTKKFLSDIEIAQQAEPILINKIADKIEIPDQYVENYGKYKAKIDYKYLQNELSKKENAKLVLVTAINPTPAGEGKTTTTIGLGDALSRLGKKTIVALREPSLGPVFGVKGGAAGGGYSQVIPMEDINLHFTGDFHAIGAANNLLAAMIDNHIHQGNNLNIDTRRIVWRRAVDMNDRQLRSIVCGLGGKANGVAREDGFDITVASEVMAVFCLSNNVTELKENLSKIIVAYTRDGQPVTAGQLKAHGAMAALLKDALKPNLVQTLEGTPAFIHGGPFANIAHGCNSVIATKMAGKIADYVVTEAGFGADLGAEKFIDIKCRKTGLKPSAVVIVATVKALKYNGGIAKDNLGTENLAALEKGIPNLLKHVENITKVFKLPAVVAINRFPTDTVSELDLIKEKCKALEVNVALSEVWGKGSEGGVELAQEVLRLSQKESAMEFAYELDQPIKEKITAISKKLYGADTVEFSAKASKEIANFEKLGFGNLPICMAKNQYSLTDDPKILGRPTGFKITIRDVTISSGAGFLVALTGDIMKMPGLPKIPSAENIDVDVDGKIKGLF; from the coding sequence ATGACAAAAAAGTTTTTAAGTGATATAGAAATAGCTCAGCAGGCTGAGCCAATTTTAATTAACAAGATAGCAGATAAAATTGAAATACCTGATCAGTATGTAGAAAATTACGGAAAATATAAGGCTAAGATTGATTACAAGTATTTGCAGAATGAACTAAGCAAAAAAGAAAACGCCAAACTTGTATTAGTTACGGCAATAAACCCTACACCTGCTGGAGAAGGAAAGACAACAACTACCATAGGACTTGGAGATGCTCTTTCAAGACTTGGTAAGAAAACGATTGTTGCGTTGCGAGAACCTTCTCTCGGACCAGTATTTGGAGTAAAAGGAGGAGCTGCCGGAGGAGGATATTCACAAGTAATTCCTATGGAAGATATTAATCTTCATTTTACAGGAGATTTTCACGCAATAGGGGCTGCTAATAATCTTTTGGCTGCCATGATTGACAATCACATTCACCAAGGCAATAATCTTAATATTGATACAAGGCGCATAGTGTGGAGAAGAGCTGTGGATATGAATGACAGGCAGCTGAGAAGTATAGTATGCGGATTGGGAGGAAAGGCAAACGGAGTAGCAAGAGAAGATGGTTTTGACATTACTGTGGCATCTGAAGTTATGGCGGTATTCTGTCTTTCAAACAATGTTACTGAACTGAAAGAAAATCTTTCAAAGATAATAGTAGCATATACAAGAGATGGTCAGCCAGTAACAGCAGGACAGCTCAAGGCGCATGGAGCAATGGCTGCGCTTTTGAAGGATGCGTTGAAACCAAATCTTGTTCAAACATTAGAAGGAACTCCGGCATTTATACACGGCGGGCCTTTTGCAAACATAGCTCACGGATGTAACTCTGTCATTGCTACAAAAATGGCTGGTAAGATTGCAGACTATGTTGTAACAGAAGCAGGTTTTGGTGCAGATCTTGGAGCAGAGAAATTTATAGACATAAAATGCCGTAAGACGGGATTAAAACCAAGTGCTGTTGTAATAGTTGCAACGGTTAAAGCTTTGAAATATAACGGAGGAATTGCAAAGGATAACTTGGGAACTGAAAATCTTGCGGCTCTTGAAAAAGGAATTCCTAATTTACTTAAGCATGTTGAAAATATTACTAAAGTATTTAAGCTACCAGCTGTTGTTGCCATAAACAGATTTCCTACAGATACGGTATCTGAACTAGATCTTATAAAGGAAAAATGCAAAGCCCTTGAAGTTAATGTAGCTCTCTCTGAAGTGTGGGGCAAGGGAAGCGAAGGCGGAGTAGAGCTAGCTCAAGAAGTTCTTAGACTTTCACAAAAAGAAAGTGCAATGGAATTTGCATATGAACTTGATCAGCCGATAAAGGAAAAAATAACAGCAATATCTAAAAAGCTTTATGGGGCGGATACAGTTGAATTTTCTGCGAAGGCAAGCAAGGAAATTGCAAATTTTGAAAAACTTGGATTTGGAAACTTGCCAATATGTATGGCTAAAAATCAGTATTCGCTGACAGATGACCCAAAGATTCTTGGCAGACCTACAGGTTTCAAAATTACTATTCGAGATGTTACTATTTCTTCAGGTGCGGGTTTTTTGGTGGCACTTACTGGAGATATTATGAAAATGCCTGGACTTCCAAAGATACCATCTGCAGAAAATATTGATGTTGATGTTGACGGGAAAATAAAAGGATTATTCTAA
- a CDS encoding sodium-dependent transporter, protein MSTKNDVEVKIQPEQKREQWGSQLGFILASAGSAVGLGNVWKFPYMTGTNGGAAFVAVYLIIILLIGASMLLVDFVVGRYGKSNAVDAYKKISSKFAWMGYLGILCAILVLSYYAVIGGWIIHYMLNSFTTLTTIAPEQVGDFFGSFIGNPILPLIPQFFFMFFTVYIVMKGIKNGIEKWNKILMPALLVMLVVLAFRSLTLDGAMAGVEFYLKPDFSKVTMALIVAACGQVFFSLNVGTTGMVVYGSYLSEKTNIPKSTVSIILTDTAVALLAGLIVIPAAFAFGVEPGSGPSLVFITVPGLFSQIPFGGFFSFIFFTLLLFASITSSVSILEIVVPFMIEKFNFERKKSCIGTGIACFVLGIPVSLGFGIWSNITIFGKTFFDLFDYFASNISYPIIGLFSAIMVGWVWGKKNAMEQVSSNGLYTSKINGIWFFAVKYICPIALIIICLSSLGIIK, encoded by the coding sequence ATGTCAACAAAAAATGATGTTGAAGTTAAAATTCAGCCCGAACAAAAACGTGAGCAGTGGGGTAGTCAATTAGGATTTATACTTGCTTCGGCAGGTTCAGCAGTAGGCTTAGGAAATGTGTGGAAATTTCCTTATATGACAGGAACCAATGGAGGAGCTGCATTTGTAGCTGTCTATCTAATAATCATTTTGTTAATTGGAGCATCAATGCTATTAGTTGATTTCGTTGTTGGAAGATATGGTAAGTCTAATGCTGTAGATGCATATAAAAAGATTAGTTCTAAATTTGCTTGGATGGGGTATCTTGGTATTCTTTGTGCGATTTTAGTATTATCATATTATGCGGTTATTGGTGGGTGGATTATACATTATATGCTTAACTCATTTACTACATTAACTACAATTGCACCGGAACAGGTAGGAGATTTCTTTGGAAGCTTTATAGGGAATCCAATACTACCGTTAATTCCTCAGTTCTTTTTCATGTTTTTCACTGTCTACATTGTTATGAAAGGAATAAAAAACGGTATTGAAAAATGGAATAAAATATTAATGCCTGCGCTTCTTGTTATGCTTGTTGTTTTAGCTTTTAGAAGTTTAACTCTTGACGGTGCAATGGCAGGGGTAGAATTTTATTTAAAACCTGATTTTTCAAAAGTTACAATGGCACTAATTGTTGCAGCTTGCGGGCAAGTGTTCTTTTCTTTAAATGTTGGAACAACAGGAATGGTTGTATATGGAAGTTATCTTAGTGAAAAAACAAATATTCCTAAAAGTACGGTGTCTATAATATTGACAGATACAGCAGTTGCATTGTTAGCTGGCTTAATAGTAATACCTGCAGCTTTTGCATTTGGTGTTGAACCTGGTTCAGGCCCTAGCTTAGTTTTTATAACCGTTCCTGGGTTGTTTAGCCAAATACCTTTTGGTGGATTCTTTAGCTTTATATTTTTTACATTATTGTTATTTGCATCAATAACTTCATCAGTTTCCATACTTGAAATAGTGGTTCCGTTTATGATAGAAAAATTTAATTTCGAAAGAAAAAAATCATGTATTGGAACAGGTATTGCATGTTTTGTTTTAGGAATTCCTGTAAGTTTAGGCTTTGGGATATGGAGCAATATTACTATTTTTGGAAAAACGTTTTTCGATCTGTTCGACTATTTTGCAAGTAATATAAGCTACCCTATAATTGGTTTGTTCAGCGCAATAATGGTAGGATGGGTTTGGGGCAAAAAAAATGCCATGGAGCAAGTATCAAGCAATGGATTGTATACATCAAAAATAAATGGGATATGGTTTTTTGCAGTAAAATATATATGCCCAATAGCTTTGATTATTATATGTCTTTCAAGCCTTGGAATAATTAAGTAA
- a CDS encoding LeuA family protein, giving the protein MGYKEEGKWWVSQSNYVDEVVSKFNFAPNIEILDTTLRDGEQQPNIILKKNDKIAIAKKLDEAGVHRIEAGTPAASKEDAEAIKEICQLGLKAKVFAFVRNVKSDIQLAKDCGVYGVLAEVPGSNHLLKHGMKWTAEKAIKAACESTRFAHELGLYVTFFPADGSRADLDFLLSTLQAIIEGGGHVDSIALVDTFGAFSPEGAAYTVKTLIDKFGLPVEAHFHEDFGLSVSTTIAALTAGASVAHVTVNGIGERAGSCPLEPLALSLNCLYGVDTGIKTEKLMELSKLVEERTKFPVPPTKAVVGKEIFGWETGMPSNMWMNSKDVDPLIMLPYRWELTGNTEPYIFLGKKSGSANILMWLKKYNLELDEDKRGKLLDMVKEFSIEKGRVLTGDEFKELVNNCK; this is encoded by the coding sequence ATGGGTTATAAAGAAGAAGGTAAATGGTGGGTGAGCCAATCGAACTATGTAGATGAAGTAGTATCTAAATTTAACTTTGCACCTAATATTGAAATTTTAGATACTACATTAAGAGATGGCGAACAGCAACCTAATATCATTTTGAAGAAAAATGATAAAATTGCTATAGCAAAAAAACTGGATGAGGCCGGAGTTCATAGGATTGAGGCAGGGACCCCTGCAGCATCAAAAGAAGATGCGGAGGCAATAAAAGAAATTTGCCAGTTGGGATTAAAGGCTAAAGTGTTTGCGTTTGTAAGAAATGTTAAGTCAGATATTCAATTAGCAAAAGACTGTGGGGTGTATGGTGTGCTGGCAGAGGTGCCTGGAAGCAATCATTTACTTAAGCACGGAATGAAATGGACGGCTGAAAAGGCAATTAAAGCTGCATGTGAGTCAACAAGGTTCGCGCATGAACTGGGTTTGTATGTTACGTTTTTTCCAGCGGATGGTTCTCGTGCAGATTTAGATTTCCTTTTAAGTACATTACAGGCTATAATTGAAGGAGGAGGGCATGTTGATTCAATAGCTCTTGTTGATACATTCGGTGCATTTTCTCCTGAGGGGGCAGCTTATACAGTAAAAACACTTATTGATAAATTTGGTCTTCCGGTTGAAGCTCATTTTCATGAAGATTTTGGGCTGAGTGTTTCTACAACTATAGCAGCTCTTACAGCTGGTGCAAGCGTTGCCCACGTAACTGTAAATGGCATTGGAGAAAGAGCAGGCAGTTGTCCGTTAGAACCGTTAGCATTATCTTTAAATTGCTTGTATGGTGTTGATACCGGTATAAAAACTGAAAAATTAATGGAACTTTCCAAATTAGTTGAAGAAAGAACAAAATTTCCTGTGCCTCCAACTAAGGCAGTTGTCGGAAAAGAAATTTTTGGATGGGAAACGGGAATGCCCTCAAATATGTGGATGAATTCTAAGGATGTAGATCCTTTAATTATGCTTCCTTATAGATGGGAGTTAACAGGAAACACTGAACCTTACATATTTCTTGGTAAAAAAAGCGGAAGTGCAAACATCCTTATGTGGCTTAAAAAATACAATCTTGAATTAGATGAAGACAAACGAGGGAAATTATTGGACATGGTAAAAGAATTTTCAATTGAAAAAGGAAGAGTGCTTACTGGTGATGAGTTTAAGGAATTAGTTAACAACTGCAAATAA
- a CDS encoding PLP-dependent aminotransferase family protein translates to MNYQFSERMSTIRSSSIREILKITQNPEVISFAAGSPASESFPIQEFSELSKEIYEKNPVQALQYNVTEGYPPLLDKISKRLKEKFKVGNENDSTLVVSGGQQGIEFIAKVLCNEGDTIICENPTFVGGMNAFRSHGANLVGIEMDDEGIRVDNLEKAIKNNKNVKMIYLIPTFQNPTGKTMSLRRRKEVYELASKYNILILEDNPYGELRFNGEDIAPIKSMDTEGIVIYCGSFSKTLSAGMRLGFVNGPSKILQKIVLAKQVSDVHTNIYFQILTDKYLEKYDYDAHIEEIRNLYRRKSNLMIKTIEKNFYERVQFTRPDGGLFLWCTMPDEIDINEFTKRALEKKVAFVPGHDFLPDYDEPCHCFRLNYSTPSDESIVNGIKIIAEVINEFLDK, encoded by the coding sequence ATGAACTATCAATTTTCAGAAAGAATGTCTACAATAAGATCTTCCTCAATTAGAGAAATTTTAAAAATCACACAAAACCCTGAAGTTATTTCTTTTGCAGCAGGAAGCCCGGCCTCAGAATCTTTTCCGATACAAGAGTTTTCTGAACTGTCTAAAGAAATTTATGAAAAAAATCCGGTACAAGCGTTACAGTATAATGTTACAGAAGGATACCCTCCCCTTCTCGACAAAATTTCAAAAAGGCTAAAAGAAAAATTCAAAGTAGGAAATGAAAACGATTCAACATTAGTAGTATCAGGTGGACAACAAGGTATAGAATTTATAGCAAAGGTTTTATGCAATGAAGGAGATACAATAATATGCGAAAATCCTACATTTGTCGGTGGAATGAATGCTTTTAGATCACACGGCGCAAATCTTGTGGGAATCGAAATGGATGATGAAGGAATCAGAGTTGACAATTTAGAAAAGGCAATCAAGAATAACAAAAACGTAAAAATGATTTATCTCATACCAACTTTCCAAAACCCAACAGGAAAAACAATGAGTCTAAGAAGAAGGAAAGAGGTATATGAGTTAGCATCAAAATACAATATTCTTATATTAGAAGATAATCCTTATGGTGAATTAAGATTTAACGGCGAGGATATAGCCCCTATAAAAAGCATGGACACTGAAGGAATAGTCATTTACTGCGGCTCATTTTCCAAAACATTGTCAGCTGGAATGAGACTTGGATTTGTAAACGGCCCAAGTAAAATTTTACAAAAAATAGTTCTTGCCAAGCAAGTTTCGGACGTACATACAAACATATATTTTCAGATACTTACAGATAAATACCTTGAAAAATACGATTATGATGCTCATATTGAAGAAATAAGAAACTTATATAGAAGAAAATCAAATTTAATGATAAAGACCATTGAAAAAAACTTCTATGAAAGAGTTCAGTTTACAAGACCTGATGGAGGGCTTTTCCTTTGGTGTACAATGCCTGATGAAATAGATATTAATGAGTTTACAAAAAGAGCACTGGAGAAAAAAGTTGCATTTGTCCCCGGGCATGATTTTCTTCCTGATTACGACGAGCCATGCCATTGCTTCAGATTAAATTATTCGACTCCATCCGATGAAAGCATCGTAAATGGAATAAAGATAATTGCTGAAGTTATAAATGAATTTTTAGATAAATAG
- a CDS encoding acetate--CoA ligase family protein, whose translation MLKHIHNPINGKMRVLGYCSGSGNTLWKILELQKEMEQTFEGCPFEVVGIFSDNPNSKAVETAIKENIPYKSIDIREYYKQAGAPLKDRTVRANYDADAYDLIKEFNADLIILSGYVWAITDIIIENYLVINVHPGDLSVMKDGKRLLAGHNGIQAAFDANMDYICSASHIVNKNIDAGPILIISEKIPVDYNLHEDNKDRFAYYLKLANNQSRIIGARTILEIALGNFKTDKDSKVYYKNTPAPQGLRINNWNENVPIYKRKNETLLKPKSIAVIGASNKPGIGFSILKNLVDVDFNGNLYAVNNKGENVLNCKGCTSILDIKDDVDMAVISIPSPSVLKVAEECGKKGIKSIICISAGFSEIGNDGKLREEHLTEIISKYNMRMIGPNCMGIANTADDTMLNSTILSVSPPKGNVAFITQSGSMGASIIDFANKLGIGFSVITSLGNQADVDVCDLMPMLQLDNNTKVILLYLESIKNPPRFINIMKKITKPVIVLKSGTSDAGARAASSHTGSLSGNDNVTDAFLKKTNVIRVETLEDAFLLTSTLSKTNFLKGNKIGILTNAGGPGILLADSLNKYGFEIPPLNDAVKAELKPMLLPEASLNNPIDVVAPAPAEHYLQAAKAMIKSQQYDGLIINCVPPASVDTGNIARTLLPVLKSSDIPVLSCFIGPTLGLEAKKVMTKEGIQEFDYPEQLARILNYMKQPIDFEDEKIKINIKDNSIRISNDIVDKYKNGGYVSVTDCLNLLENYGINMIKSGYIKNLYDIENLNLNYPVVAKIDHKDIVHKSDVGGVKMNIENKTQLSELFNEWSTKFTGLEGLFVQEQLSNGLELIIGGLYDESVGHSIIVGLGGILVEILKDVSFGHVPITAKDINRMINSLKSNKLLYGYRGEKGVNISDLKEILMRLNQMLVNHPEIEELDINPLIFDKTKNKFTAVDCRIKIRS comes from the coding sequence GTGTTAAAACATATACACAATCCAATTAACGGAAAAATGAGAGTTTTAGGATACTGTTCAGGTTCTGGAAACACATTGTGGAAAATATTAGAACTTCAAAAAGAAATGGAACAAACTTTTGAGGGTTGTCCCTTTGAAGTTGTGGGAATATTTTCAGACAACCCCAACTCAAAAGCTGTTGAAACAGCAATAAAAGAAAATATACCCTATAAGTCAATAGATATCAGAGAATATTATAAGCAAGCAGGTGCACCTCTTAAAGATAGAACCGTCAGGGCAAATTATGATGCTGATGCATATGATTTAATAAAGGAATTCAATGCAGACTTAATTATTTTATCAGGATATGTTTGGGCAATTACAGATATAATTATTGAGAATTATTTGGTAATTAATGTGCATCCAGGCGACTTATCTGTCATGAAAGATGGAAAAAGACTACTAGCCGGTCATAATGGAATTCAGGCAGCTTTTGATGCAAACATGGATTACATATGTTCAGCTTCACATATTGTTAACAAAAACATCGATGCAGGGCCAATTCTAATAATTTCTGAAAAGATACCTGTTGACTACAATTTGCACGAAGATAACAAAGATAGATTTGCATATTATTTAAAACTTGCCAACAATCAATCAAGAATAATCGGAGCAAGAACAATTCTAGAAATTGCTTTGGGAAATTTTAAAACTGATAAAGACAGCAAAGTGTACTATAAGAATACACCTGCTCCTCAAGGTTTAAGAATAAATAATTGGAATGAAAATGTTCCTATTTATAAAAGGAAAAATGAAACCCTTTTAAAACCTAAATCAATTGCAGTAATAGGAGCTTCAAATAAGCCTGGGATTGGATTTTCAATTTTAAAAAATTTAGTTGATGTTGATTTTAACGGTAATCTTTATGCGGTAAACAACAAAGGTGAAAATGTATTAAACTGCAAAGGCTGTACTTCTATCTTGGATATTAAAGATGATGTCGATATGGCCGTTATTTCTATTCCTTCACCTTCAGTGCTGAAAGTTGCAGAAGAATGTGGTAAAAAAGGCATAAAATCAATTATCTGCATCTCTGCAGGCTTTAGCGAAATAGGAAATGATGGAAAACTAAGAGAAGAACATTTGACGGAAATAATAAGTAAGTATAATATGCGCATGATAGGTCCAAACTGCATGGGAATTGCAAATACAGCCGATGATACAATGCTCAATTCGACAATATTATCAGTATCGCCTCCAAAAGGCAACGTTGCATTTATAACTCAAAGCGGATCTATGGGCGCTAGTATAATTGACTTTGCAAATAAATTAGGTATAGGATTTTCCGTGATTACATCGCTAGGGAACCAAGCAGATGTTGATGTTTGTGACTTAATGCCAATGCTTCAGCTAGATAATAACACAAAAGTAATACTTCTTTATTTGGAATCAATTAAAAATCCGCCAAGATTTATAAATATAATGAAAAAAATTACAAAGCCTGTCATAGTCCTAAAATCTGGCACATCCGATGCCGGAGCAAGAGCTGCAAGTTCCCATACCGGAAGTCTTTCAGGCAATGATAATGTTACCGATGCATTCTTGAAAAAAACAAATGTTATTAGAGTTGAAACTTTAGAAGATGCTTTCTTGCTTACATCAACGTTATCTAAAACAAACTTCTTGAAAGGTAATAAAATAGGTATTTTGACAAATGCTGGAGGTCCCGGAATACTTCTTGCAGATTCATTGAATAAATACGGCTTTGAAATTCCTCCGTTGAACGATGCTGTAAAAGCAGAGCTGAAGCCTATGCTTTTACCTGAAGCTTCCTTAAACAATCCCATAGATGTGGTTGCTCCTGCTCCTGCAGAACATTATTTACAAGCAGCAAAAGCAATGATTAAAAGCCAACAATATGATGGACTAATAATAAATTGTGTACCTCCTGCGTCTGTCGATACAGGAAACATCGCAAGAACTTTATTGCCTGTTTTAAAATCTTCAGACATCCCTGTACTTTCATGTTTTATAGGGCCAACACTTGGCTTAGAAGCAAAAAAAGTAATGACCAAGGAAGGCATACAAGAATTTGATTACCCTGAACAGCTAGCAAGAATACTGAATTACATGAAACAACCCATAGATTTTGAAGATGAAAAAATCAAAATTAACATAAAAGACAACAGCATCCGTATATCAAACGACATAGTCGACAAATATAAAAACGGAGGTTACGTTAGTGTAACTGACTGTTTAAATTTATTAGAAAATTACGGAATTAATATGATAAAATCTGGCTACATTAAAAACCTATATGACATTGAAAACTTAAACCTTAATTATCCCGTTGTTGCAAAAATTGACCACAAAGATATTGTTCATAAATCAGATGTTGGTGGAGTTAAAATGAATATTGAAAACAAAACTCAGTTATCTGAGTTGTTCAATGAATGGTCAACTAAGTTTACAGGTCTGGAAGGTTTGTTTGTACAAGAACAATTGAGCAATGGTTTAGAACTAATTATAGGAGGACTATATGACGAATCAGTAGGGCACTCCATAATTGTTGGTTTGGGCGGAATTTTAGTTGAAATCTTAAAAGATGTATCCTTTGGTCACGTTCCTATTACCGCTAAAGACATCAACAGAATGATTAACTCTCTAAAATCTAATAAATTGCTGTATGGATACAGAGGTGAAAAAGGCGTTAATATTAGTGACCTGAAAGAAATATTGATGAGATTGAATCAAATGCTTGTAAACCATCCAGAAATAGAAGAATTAGATATAAATCCATTAATTTTTGACAAAACTAAAAACAAATTCACAGCAGTTGACTGCAGAATTAAAATAAGAAGTTAA